AGTTACGAGATACCACTCTGGTAATCAAACGTTTCATGACCAATGATTTCTTTACTCGCACGCCCAAGCTCACTATGTTTGGTTCGTGGGCAGTTCTGGGGGAGGGCTGCTCTAGCGCCCGTGACTTCACTTCGTGGAGTCCGGGCGCTTTGTATTTTCCGGCCAGGTTCTGACCGGAGTGGCCCCGGCTTCCGGGTTGCGACCTTTTGCGATAGGAATCATCTATTGATTTAGACTGCAGGGAGAAAATGATTTTCCCCCTGCGTGACAGGAAGAAGGAGAGACATGGCGGGAGCTGGAGTGATTGAAGTCAACGACGCAACCTTCGAGCAGGAGGTGCTGCAGTCCGAACAGCCCGTTCTGGTAGATTTCTGGGCCGGATGGTGCGGTCCCTGCAAGGCACTGGCGCCGACCGTCGATGAAGTGGCCGCGCAGTACGCGGGCAAGCTGAAGGTCGCGAAGATGGATGTGGACCGCAACGCGTCCACCCCGATGCGCTATGGCATTCGCGGCATTCCCGCGCTGCTGATCTTCAAGGGCGGCAAGGTCGCCG
The DNA window shown above is from Acidobacterium capsulatum ATCC 51196 and carries:
- the trxA gene encoding thioredoxin; translation: MAGAGVIEVNDATFEQEVLQSEQPVLVDFWAGWCGPCKALAPTVDEVAAQYAGKLKVAKMDVDRNASTPMRYGIRGIPALLIFKGGKVADQIVGYVPKDVIDRSLTKVLA